From Fulvivirga lutea:
AGTTCATGAATCCTCAATACACTGATCAGTATCTAAGTGACTTCTATGCTGAATATCAAAGTAAGGATTTCAAACATCATAGATATGGTGATGAAGAAAACCCACGATTTGCAAAGCATCAGGACAACATTCAGTTAATTGAAGAATACATCAATCCAGGTAAATTCTTTTCTATAGGTTCTGGAAATGGGTTTGACATGAAAGTGGCACGAGACAGGGGCTGGGAGGTTGAAGGCTATGAGGTTGATCCGGATTTTACAAAGGAGTTAGCGGATAAGTTCTCAATTAAAATGTACTCCGGAAAGTTTGAAGATATTGATTTACCTGCTGAAACATATGATTGTGTGTATATGAACCATGTGATTGAGCACCCTAAAAATCCAGGCGAGTATTTAAGCAAGATCAGAGAAATTTTAAAGCCTGGCGGTATTCTTTACATCGCAACACCAAATATAGATTCTCTTTCTATTAAAATTAAGAAGACCTTAGACTCACTAGGTTTAAGAAAAAAGAAAGGCAGTTACTACGATACATGGCAGCACTTAACCTACTATAACCCACATCATTTTTCAAACATTTTAAGTTCGAAATTTGGTTTTGAAACGCTACATATGAGCAATGATGTGAAGAAAATTGAAAATGGGAAGGTTAAGAATTCTTGGATTGATAAGTATTTGTTTAAATCAGGGTTTAGAATTGTGTTGAGAAAGAAGTGAGCCTAAAGGTATTACACATATCAAGCGAACGAAGTTGGCGGGGCGGTGAGCAGCAGATAGCTTACCTGATTACTGAATTGCAGTCTCATGGCGTACATAACGAGGTTTTATGTCAGCAAGGATCAGAGTTTGAGAAATATTGTGAATCCAATTCTATTAATTATCATACTACACAATTCTCAGGCTTAAAGGGTTTTAGCAAAGGGGCTAAAGTCTTAAAAAAGATATCTAAAGAGTTTGATCTAATTCATTTACATACCTCGAAAGGGCATACAGTGGCGTTCTATTCATACTTGAGAGGGTGTAGAGCCAAGTTTGTATTATCAAGAAGGGTCGATTTTGTTCCTGGATCAAGTCTATTCACCAGATGGAAATACACCTTTAAAGGCATTAAAAAGATACTATGTGTTTCTGAAGCCATACGAAATATCATGATCAACTATTTGGGTGAAAAATATGAGGATGCATGCGTTACTGTTCATAGCGGAGTGGATCTGGATAAGTTTAAATCAACTGATGAACTGGATTTAAAAAAGCAGTATAAAATTGATCCAGCTACATTTATTATTGGTAATACTTCGGCATTGGCAGATCATAAAGATTATTACACGTTTATAGATACTGCTTATTTGATTATTCAAAGTGGCTTTAAATGCAAATTCTTTATTCTTGGAGATGGGCCGCTAGAAGATGAGATTAAGAAATATTGCTATAGCCAGGGAATTGGAGACCATGTTATTTTTACAGGATTTGTTAGCAACCCTATCGAATATCTGAGAAACTTTGATTTATTTCTTATTACCTCTAAAACAGAAGGTCTGGGCACCTCAATTATTGATGCCTTTGCAAATGACATTCCTGTTGTTGCAACAAATGCGGGTGGTATCCCTGAGTTGGTCATCAATGAGCAAACAGGCCTTCTATGCGATGTGAAGGACTCCAATCACTTAACTGAGGCGGTTTTAAGACTGGCTTCGGATAACGAATTAAAGCAACGATTAATTACCAATGCTAAAGCACACATTAAGAACTTCACAAAAGAAGAGACAGCAAAAAAGACGCTGAAAATATATCAGGAAATAGTTTAGTTGAAGTCCTTCAAAGCTTCTGCAATAGCATGAACAGGTAGGCCTACCACATTGAAATAGGACCCCTCAATTTTATCAATTCCTACCATACCAATCCATTCTTGTATACCATAGGCACCAGCTTTATCAAAGGGCTTGTAGGTTTTAATATAATGCCAAAGTTCATCATCAGTTAAATTCCTGAAATGAACAATTGTGGTACAAGATTTTGTGACTTGCCTTGATTTGTCTTTAATCGTAAAACCGGTAATTACCTCATGACTCCTATTATTTAACAGCGATAGCATTTCAAATGCTTCATTTTCATCAGCAGGTTTATTGAGAATTGTTTTGCCAACCTTAACTACCGTATCCGCTGTAATTAAGACTGAATCGTTGATTTCATCACTAAATGCATCTGCTTTTTTTCTTGACAAATACGCAGCTACATCTTTAGGGTCCAGATCATCAGGAAATGATTCATCAACCTCTTTCGTAAGCACTTCAAATTGATAGCCGGCTTCTTTCAGTAATTGCTGCCTTCTCGGTGATTTAGAAGCAAGTATAAGGTGGCGATTGAAACTCATCTTCTTTAATTGAACTGAAAAGATATCCGCATATTACTTTAGGATAGAAATAAGTCGATTTTTGAGGCATTGTATAACCACTATAACACACCTTTTTCACATCCTCCATAGAAATGTCATTAGTGATAATGGCCATTTGAACTTCTTCGGTAATTACTTTAGCCAAACAATCCCCGAAACTGCGATCAAATATTAACTTATCCGATGCCCGTTGGTCTTTACCTTCAATTCCAAGTGCCTTTTCTATGATAAAATAATGCATGACAGTAAGGTCAAGCTCTTTTATTTCTTGTGGGAAGTTCCACTTGATTTCATTAATCATTTCAGGCTTCAATCGCACTTTAATTGCAAAATCTTTAAAGAGTAGACCAAAAGCCCATTGTTTACCTAATATGATTTCGTTGATATTGTAAGGATCATCAACTGGTTTGAAAATGAAATAGGGTTCAAGCTTTTTAAGTAATTCTTGTGGATCAAAATTTTCAATGTTTCTAATCAGACGATGTGTGGGAAGTATTCTTAAATCATCAGCTTCAGTGTTGGTTAAAAACATCAAATGATAATTGTATCCTTCCTTACCAGTATGATTTTTATTCTCAGCCATCATTTTATGACGATACATCAAAGAACCTTCATAACGGTGATGGCCGTCAGCCAAAATGATTTGCTTGTCGTCAATCAGAGTTATAAACCTTTTTATTACTTCGGCATCATGTATTACACTTAATACATCTCTAACACCTTGATAATCTTCTGTTTCATAGATGGGAAACTTCATGCTCTCATCCATGTATTTCTCTAACTCAAAAGTTTCATCAGTATAGAGGCCATGAGTAGGGCTCACGTTAAGCTGGGTTTTTTCAAGGATATCAATACGATCATTTACTGACCCGGGCATGGTATTTTCATGCCTTAGAAGTACTTTATCCTCCCAATCATAAGCTCTTAAATTGCAAATGAATCCTTTTCGGCAATACTCTTTATGGCTACCTGGCAACGTAAAGTACTGGTAATAAACATAAATGCCATAAAGATCATCCTGCTTTACAGCTCCTGAAGTCTTCCATTCCTCTAACAGTTTTTTCGCATTGTCAGCGGCATTCGGACCTTTCGGAACAGATAGATGAATGCTGTTATACTGATTCTGATATAAACTTTCACGCTGTTTATCAGAAACAACATCGAAAAGTGGAGAGGTTAAATTATCTATATTCTTAGATAGATCGTCATTAAATCTCCAGGGACGAATAGGTTTAATTTCAGCCATGCTTTAAATTATTTCCGGGCGCGCTGTTTCCATTTACTTACACTTCTTTCAATCTCTTGTTTCTCCTTTTTCTCAGACTGATTGTTTAGAACGTGAGCAGCTAATACGGCAGCAATTTTATTTTCCTCTTCTGTAGATTCTTGCTTAAGCTTATCAGGTGAGAAGAAATGGTCTACAAATTTTGTATCAAACTTACCAGAGGTAAATGACTCATGCTGAAGTACATACCTGCAGAAGTCTAAAGTAGTTTCAATACCGCTTATCTCATATTCTTCAATGGCCCTGAGTGCCCTTGTAATTGCCTTTTGCCTTGTATCGGCATATACAGTTAGCTTCGCAATCATAGGATCATAATAGATTGGAATATCCATACCTTCTTCAAATCCATCGTCAACTCTTACACCCGGACCTTCCGGTCTTCTGTAAGTTATCAGCTTGCCAATATCCGGTAGAAAATTGTTGGCCGGGTCTTCGGCATAAACTCTTAGCTCAATTGCATGTCCATTAAAGGATAAATCTTCCTGATTAAATGGTAATTTTTCACCTTCAGCAATTTTAATTTGTTCTTTGACAAGATCAATTCCAGTAATTTCTTCAGTAACAGGATGTTCTACTTGCAGCCTCGTATTCATTTCTAGAAAATAAAAATTGAGTTTATCATCCACAATAAACTCTACCGTTCCTGCACCATAATAATCACAAGCTTTTGCCACACCAACAGCCGCTTTTCCCATAGCTTCACGCACTTCAGGAGTAAGGCAGGAAGATGGTGCTTCTTCAATTACTTTTTGATGTCTTCTTTGTATGGAACATTCTCTTTCAAATAAGTGAACAATATTGCCATGCTGATCTCCAAGTATTTGAAACTCAATGTGTTTTGGTGAGGTTACAAATTTTTCGATAAAAACTGACCCATCACCAAAAGCAGATTTTGCTTCACTGATTGCACGGTTCATTTGTTCTTCAAAATCCTTCTCTCCTTCAACAATTCTCATTCCTTTACCACCACCACCGGCACTAGCTTTAATAAGAATAGGGTAGCCAATTTCCTTTGCAATTTCTTTTGCCTCATTTACATCATCAATTGCTTTTTCAATACCCGGAACTAAAGGAACGTCATATTTAGCTACTGCAGCTTTTGCGGCTAGCTTAGACCCCATGGTTTCTATAGCTTCAGGCGATGGCCCTATGAAAATAATATTATTGTCAGTAACTGTTTTTGCGAATGCAGCATTTTCAGATAAGAATCCGTAGCCCGGGTGAATGGCATCAACTTTCAATCTTTTACAGGTCTCAATTATCTTATTCACATCTAAATAAGATTGTGAAGAGGGCGGAGGACCTATACATACCGCTTCATCAGCATATCTAACATGGAGTGCATTTCGATCTGCTTCACTGTATACGGCAACTGTTTTTATGCCCATTTCATGCGCTGTACGCATGATTCGCAGTGCTATTTCACCTCTGTTCGCTATTAATATCTTCTTTATTTTAGCCATAGGACTCGCTTCTTTTTATCACTCACAATGCTAAATAATTAATTGTTAAAATCTAAATTCCATTTTTTCATTTCAAATGCCTTCTCCTTTGATAAAACCCATTATTAATGTTAGCTTTGTGTGTTTTTTAGTGAAAGCACAATAAATAATTAAAACGAATATACGAGTGGATTTATTTGAAAAATTGAACGTTGCAGAAGGGGCTTTAGGTAAGTTTTCACATTTACCAAAAGACTATTTTATGTTCCCTAAATTGGAAGGGGATATTGCTCCAAGAATGAAGTTTAATGGCAAAGAGGTGTTGACATGGAGTTTGAACAACTACCTTGGTTTGGCTAATCATCCTGAAGTACGAAAGGCTGATGCTGATGCTGCTGCACAATGGGGTCTTGCTTATCCAATGGGTGCAAGAATGATGTCAGGGAACTCAGTAAATCACATAAAACTAGAAGAGCAACTTGCAGATTTTATCAAAAAAGAATCTGTAATGCTTTTGAATTACGGATATCAGGGGGTTGTTTCTATTATTGATGCAATTGTAGATAGAAAAGACGTAATCGTTTATGATGCCGAATCTCACGCTTGTATCATAGATGGTTTAAGATTGCATATTGGTAAAAGATTCGTTTACCCACACAATAACATTGAGAATCTTGAAACTCAACTAAAGAGAGCAAAAAGAATTACTGACGAAACTGGAGGTGGTATTTTAGTGATCACAGAAGGTGTATTCGGTATGTCAGGTAACCAAGGTGACTTGAAGAGCATTGTTGAGTTAAAGAAAAAGTACGCTTTCAGACTATTTGTTGATGATGCTCACGGCTTTGGTACGTTAGGTGAAACTGGTGCCGGTGCTGGTGAAGCTCAAGGAGTTCAGGATGAAATTGATTTGTACTTCTCTACTTTTGCTAAATCAATGGCTAGTATTGGTGCTTTTGTAGGTGGTGATGAGCGTATTATTACTTATTTAAGGTATACGATGCGTTCTCAGATCTACGCTAAATCATTACCTATGCCTTTAGTAGTAGGTGCAATGAAGCGTTTAGAATTGCTAAGAACAAAGCCAGAATTAAGAGAGCAGCTTTGGACGGTTGTAAATGCTTTACAATCAGGTTTGAAAGAACAAGGATTTGATATTGGAACAACTAAATCTTGTGTTACTCCTGTATTGTTTAAAGGTGGAGTAGGAGAAGGCGGTAACATGACAGTTGACTTAAGAGAGAATTATAACATTTTCTGTTCAATGGTGGTGTACCCTGTAGTGCCTAAAGACATAATAATGCTACGATTAATACCAACAGCTGCACATACTTTAGCAGATGTAGAGGAAACAATTAAAGCTTTTGCCTCTGTAAAGACCAAGTTAGATGAAGGTGTTTACAAGAGAGAGGAGATAATGTCAATAACTCGATAAAAAAAATCAAAAAAAAGCGGTTAATTAGTTGAATTAACAACATTTTGAGTATATTGGCACCTCGAAATAATAACAGAAAAATTTTCAATAACCTTAAAAATTATCAAGCATGAAGAAATTTGAAGAACTTAAAAACTTAGTAATGGGTCTTGAGTCTGACTTTGAAAAGTTCTATGACAAGAAGAATAACGCAGCTGGAACAAGAGTAAGAAAAGGCATGCAAGAGTTGAAGAACATGGCTCAAGATATCAGAGTTGAAGTTCAGGATATCAAAAACAAAGGTTAATTAATATCCAATTAATAAATAAAAAAAGGCAATCATTCGATTGCCTTTTTTTATGTCCTACATTTTAAGACTCTTACATAGAATCTAAGGTTGATTTTATTTGCGATTGAAGATTACTACTCGCACTTAATAAGGGCAATCTCACATAATTATCACAAATGCCCTGAAGTTTAAGCACTTCTTTAATGCCTACAGGATTGCTTTCTTGATACATTAACGGATTAATACCTTGTAATTTGAATGCTGCTTTTGATGCTGCTTCATAATTTCCCGAAAAGGCATTGTCTTTCATTTCTTTGAAAATATCTCC
This genomic window contains:
- a CDS encoding class I SAM-dependent methyltransferase → MKFTFDQELEECIVCGSSDINYFTQDHKGIRIFKCNNCNMKFMNPQYTDQYLSDFYAEYQSKDFKHHRYGDEENPRFAKHQDNIQLIEEYINPGKFFSIGSGNGFDMKVARDRGWEVEGYEVDPDFTKELADKFSIKMYSGKFEDIDLPAETYDCVYMNHVIEHPKNPGEYLSKIREILKPGGILYIATPNIDSLSIKIKKTLDSLGLRKKKGSYYDTWQHLTYYNPHHFSNILSSKFGFETLHMSNDVKKIENGKVKNSWIDKYLFKSGFRIVLRKK
- a CDS encoding glycosyltransferase family 4 protein; translation: MSLKVLHISSERSWRGGEQQIAYLITELQSHGVHNEVLCQQGSEFEKYCESNSINYHTTQFSGLKGFSKGAKVLKKISKEFDLIHLHTSKGHTVAFYSYLRGCRAKFVLSRRVDFVPGSSLFTRWKYTFKGIKKILCVSEAIRNIMINYLGEKYEDACVTVHSGVDLDKFKSTDELDLKKQYKIDPATFIIGNTSALADHKDYYTFIDTAYLIIQSGFKCKFFILGDGPLEDEIKKYCYSQGIGDHVIFTGFVSNPIEYLRNFDLFLITSKTEGLGTSIIDAFANDIPVVATNAGGIPELVINEQTGLLCDVKDSNHLTEAVLRLASDNELKQRLITNAKAHIKNFTKEETAKKTLKIYQEIV
- a CDS encoding Maf family protein, which encodes MSFNRHLILASKSPRRQQLLKEAGYQFEVLTKEVDESFPDDLDPKDVAAYLSRKKADAFSDEINDSVLITADTVVKVGKTILNKPADENEAFEMLSLLNNRSHEVITGFTIKDKSRQVTKSCTTIVHFRNLTDDELWHYIKTYKPFDKAGAYGIQEWIGMVGIDKIEGSYFNVVGLPVHAIAEALKDFN
- a CDS encoding DUF1015 domain-containing protein, with amino-acid sequence MAEIKPIRPWRFNDDLSKNIDNLTSPLFDVVSDKQRESLYQNQYNSIHLSVPKGPNAADNAKKLLEEWKTSGAVKQDDLYGIYVYYQYFTLPGSHKEYCRKGFICNLRAYDWEDKVLLRHENTMPGSVNDRIDILEKTQLNVSPTHGLYTDETFELEKYMDESMKFPIYETEDYQGVRDVLSVIHDAEVIKRFITLIDDKQIILADGHHRYEGSLMYRHKMMAENKNHTGKEGYNYHLMFLTNTEADDLRILPTHRLIRNIENFDPQELLKKLEPYFIFKPVDDPYNINEIILGKQWAFGLLFKDFAIKVRLKPEMINEIKWNFPQEIKELDLTVMHYFIIEKALGIEGKDQRASDKLIFDRSFGDCLAKVITEEVQMAIITNDISMEDVKKVCYSGYTMPQKSTYFYPKVICGYLFSSIKEDEFQSPPYTCF
- the accC gene encoding acetyl-CoA carboxylase biotin carboxylase subunit; translation: MAKIKKILIANRGEIALRIMRTAHEMGIKTVAVYSEADRNALHVRYADEAVCIGPPPSSQSYLDVNKIIETCKRLKVDAIHPGYGFLSENAAFAKTVTDNNIIFIGPSPEAIETMGSKLAAKAAVAKYDVPLVPGIEKAIDDVNEAKEIAKEIGYPILIKASAGGGGKGMRIVEGEKDFEEQMNRAISEAKSAFGDGSVFIEKFVTSPKHIEFQILGDQHGNIVHLFERECSIQRRHQKVIEEAPSSCLTPEVREAMGKAAVGVAKACDYYGAGTVEFIVDDKLNFYFLEMNTRLQVEHPVTEEITGIDLVKEQIKIAEGEKLPFNQEDLSFNGHAIELRVYAEDPANNFLPDIGKLITYRRPEGPGVRVDDGFEEGMDIPIYYDPMIAKLTVYADTRQKAITRALRAIEEYEISGIETTLDFCRYVLQHESFTSGKFDTKFVDHFFSPDKLKQESTEEENKIAAVLAAHVLNNQSEKKEKQEIERSVSKWKQRARK
- a CDS encoding aminotransferase class I/II-fold pyridoxal phosphate-dependent enzyme — its product is MDLFEKLNVAEGALGKFSHLPKDYFMFPKLEGDIAPRMKFNGKEVLTWSLNNYLGLANHPEVRKADADAAAQWGLAYPMGARMMSGNSVNHIKLEEQLADFIKKESVMLLNYGYQGVVSIIDAIVDRKDVIVYDAESHACIIDGLRLHIGKRFVYPHNNIENLETQLKRAKRITDETGGGILVITEGVFGMSGNQGDLKSIVELKKKYAFRLFVDDAHGFGTLGETGAGAGEAQGVQDEIDLYFSTFAKSMASIGAFVGGDERIITYLRYTMRSQIYAKSLPMPLVVGAMKRLELLRTKPELREQLWTVVNALQSGLKEQGFDIGTTKSCVTPVLFKGGVGEGGNMTVDLRENYNIFCSMVVYPVVPKDIIMLRLIPTAAHTLADVEETIKAFASVKTKLDEGVYKREEIMSITR
- a CDS encoding histone H1, translated to MKKFEELKNLVMGLESDFEKFYDKKNNAAGTRVRKGMQELKNMAQDIRVEVQDIKNKG